Genomic window (Oncorhynchus masou masou isolate Uvic2021 chromosome 9, UVic_Omas_1.1, whole genome shotgun sequence):
gggaggacggctcataataatttGCTGAAATGGAGCAACTGGAATGGCATCAGACACATAGAAATCATGTATTTGATACTATTCTGCtctagccattaccacgagcccattctccccaattaaggtgccaccaacctcctgtgatgggGACATTGATAATGTTTTGTGTGGATGGGGTTAGTTTCTGATATTTTCCCCCCTAGCTCCTGCTGCTGAGCCTGTGAAAGGGGAAAAAGCTAAGGCTCCGACCAGTGCCCAGAAGACAGAGAACGGTAACCAAGGCTTGACCCAGGAGGAGATCAttcagaagaagagagaggagtttATCCGCAAGCGCATGGGGGCACCTGTGGAGAAGCCCAGGTGAGTGGGGTTGGGAGGGATCCAATGTGGTTAAAGTTCGAATTTGGAATGTTGCTGACAGTTGCTTCAGTACTGGAAGTCACATTGTCTCTTGCCTTCCAGTAAGTCCCCCAAGCCTGCGAAGGAGAAACCCAAGGGGAAAGAGAAGCGGGTGTGGACCTTGGGTGGCAGCAGCACCAAAGAACTGGACTACAGCCAGAGCAATGGCAATGGAGCCCATGCTGCTGGAGACCAAGGCTTGGACGCTCAAGCTGACCCGGTATGTGCCTGTTGGGTTTGAGAGCAGCAGAGCTAATATAGCCTGGTTGTACCAGACTAAATGCTGCGCTCACATTATTTAAACGCAGTGAAATAATGGTGAGCGCAGCGGTCTGTCTGGTTTAACCAGACTAGAGCTAATAGCCTTCAGGGATGCTCTGTTGGTACCTTGATAAATAAGGCCCATCTGGTGTAGAAGTGCTTAGTTTATAGGAATTGTACATCTTAATAAAGTCTTGTCTTGTTGTCCAGGGGATGCAGCTGAGCTCGATGAAGGGTGACTTGCTTGCCGTGGATTACGAGTCCAGTGAGggagatgatgaggaggaggaggaggaggaggaagaagatgcTGTGGAGAGGGTGGTAGTTGCTGACACTAGCAAGAAAATGTGAGACCCTTTGATTATTTAATGTGTCAGATAATAGGAAGCATAGCTGAGGAATGGAAGATGATATGAATGTGATGTTGTGCCCTGTTGCTCCTGTCTAAGTGTCCTTTTTAAAATGTTCCTCAGCCCCAAAAAGGGTGCTTTTGGAGGGATGTTTGGGATGCTGAAGGGCCTGGTGGGTTCTAAGAGTCTGAGCCAGGAGGATATGGAGCCAGTTCTGGACAAGATGAGGGACCACCTCATCGGTATGGACTCCTCTGTTCCCCACTACAGTATCAGTTTCTTAACACATACACTCCCCTtaatatttatttggacagtgaagctaaaactttTTATTTTGCTCTATacttggatttgagatcaaatgtttcatatgaggtgaccatacagaatgtcacctttttatttgagggtatttcatATCTGTTAACtttttagaaatgaaagcactatGTATCCAGTCCCTTCCATTTGAAGGTtgtaagtatttggacaaattaacTTGTGGAGTGGTCAAACGTTTAGtattggtcccatattccttgcATGCAATGCCTACATCAATCTTGTGGCTCTACAATGTTGTTGTAAATATTTGAAATTTGTATTGATTGTGTTTCAGATTGATGTGCCCACTAGAAATTAGTGGTACATAATGTATTGTCTTTGGAGTCgcttattgtaaataagaatatatgttcctgaacacttctacattaatctGGATAATCCTGAATTAATTGAGAATAATGATTGAGGAAGATAGAGGCAGAAatataatacccccccccccaaaaaaaaaatgtttcctcCCTTGTTATTGGTAATAGTGAGAGGTAAGTATGCCTTGGGTGTATGATCTTTGTGCATCTAACTTCCTCACTCATTATTAATGAaagattatccgtaatcatggtagcatccacatgcaCTTCAAATGGaggggactagatacataaagtacTTCAATTTCTAAACAGTAAAACGGATACGTATGAAAATCCTCTCAAATacaaggtgacattctgtactgtcgcctTATATGAAACATTTAATCTGAAATCCAAAATGATGGGAGTAGAGACAAcagttttagcttcactgtcaaaATAAATGTGTACGGGAGTGTAATTAACTCTTCAACATAGATTTGTACATGTCCTAGGTTACCTGAGGGGAAAAGCTTCACATTTGACTTGTATTCGTAGAATTTTCTCAtctattttaattatttttttcagcTAAGAATGTAGCAGCCGAAATTGCCTCCCAACTCTGCGACTCTGTAGCCAAGAAACTGGAGGGCAAAGTCATGGGCACCTTCACCAGTGAGTACAACTGTCTTCCACATAGCCACTGAGTAGAATAAGTCCACAATATAATGAGTTCACCTGTGGAGAGATTTAAGTGAACTAGATAGACTTCACACCCCCAAAGAGATGAAGATGCTGCACAACAGTTCAGAGTACCCCTCTTGCTCTgataaagccccccccccctcttgtaATAGCTGTGGCCTCAACTGTAAAGGGGGCCCTGCAGGACTCCCTGGTCCAAATCCTGCAGCCTAAGCGGCGTGTGGACATCCTGAGAGACGTCCTGGAGGCTCGTAGCCAGCGCAGGCCCTTCGTCATCACCTTCTGTGGGGTCAACGGGGTCGGAAAGTCCACCAACCTGGCCAAGGTGAGATCCACCATAGTgtcagtatttttatttttttccccttctGTTAATCCGTCATATTGAAAACATTGGTATTGTTGGGGATTTCAAACCTGGGTTGTATCCATTTAACCAAACCATGTCCTGGTTGACCTTTCCAGGCTGTCTAGATACATAGGCCACCGAATACCTGGGAAGCCCCCATTCAGACCGCAGAAAAACCAGCAgggaaattattttttatttgctGAAACTCTACATCCTCTGTCTGTGTGCAGATCTCTTTCTGGCTAATCGAGAATGGTTTCACCGTGCTGATAGCAGCCTGTGACACATTCCGTGCGGGGGCCGTGGAGCAGCTGCGTACCCACCAGCGCCGCCTTAACTCCCTGCACCCCCCTCAGGACCACGGGGGACGGCCCATAGTGCAGCTTTATGAGAAGGGCTACGGGAAGGACGCCGCTGGCATCGCCATGGAGGCTATCGCCTATGGTAACCATACCATTCCCCAGCTTGCCATTCATAGACTAGGTCATCCTAGCGCCATAGTATGCCATAGCTCTGTCTGTCCTCAAATAAATGTATGGTGATCTGTAGGAGGGGTTCATGAATGCTTCTTATTGTCTCGCATATTAACTGAGTATATGGACCAAATCAGACGTTCATTCAACCAAGTGAAGAAATCCTTtgttgtctctctgtccagcCCGTAACCAGGCCTTTGATGTGGTGCTGGTGGACACTGCTGGGCGGATGCAGGACAACACCCCCCTGATGACGGCTCTGGCCAAGCTGATAGCTGTCAACATGCCTGACCTGGTGCTGTTCGTGGGGGAAGCTCTAGTGGGCAACGAGGCTGTGGACCAGCTGGTGAGTCCTTATacaacagtggtcaccaaccggtcgatctccatggcatttctagtcgattgccaaacatttatgtaaaaaacccaacgataaagccttgttcctattttttttttattagtctcgggctgttggtggtaggtgctgCCAAGTGCACTATgctaccgctggccaatcagattgCTCAGATAACCAAGTCTGCAGTAACGTAGCAGGTATAAAAGAAAGCTACAGCAaaattgatactgtgagatttcaaattGTTTAAAACCAAGACCAGAGAGACTGTCAacaaatacagcaaagagctgctgtttttatgagtgagtttaagttcttactcagagctgtcaacactttgtattcaacacttttataagccataaaatgtacattcttcctatttccactcagcgctacaacaagcagtgcagcagtaatgaatgagtaggaaagtgtatctATAGGCTTGCGTTGTTATTATTAGCGGTTTGGGTCTTTTTTcatatcaaggaatatttcactttctctgttcataggagtaagaacatgaatttgtgcataaggcagaaataatgcggtgcgactcgagtttcgccatcagctggacGACAGTGTCCTTTTTtggtcagtggaggaaagggagagtggagggatatTGAGAgacggaccctcagtctgctgctctctccctctgttgactgaccatcagatgcaggcaccatcagcccagtaaaataaaaaggaaattatttaaatgtatgctcactcagctgtgcctcacaagtaatacctcaaattttgaaatataattttaaaaaatgtcccaaacaacaacaatgcattggcaggtAAATTCAAGCAAATCCAGTATGCGGTGATGTTTTGGGCCTATAGCtcactgcacaaacctcattgctacagtactgtttttaattggttaatgttgcgtAAGCTTACATTTTTTAAAGTCATGTTAATAAAAAAATCAGAGCGTTAGATCTCGGCGTGCATTTTGATTCAGAAAGTGATCTGACTCAAAGGGTTTGTGACCACTGTCATATAACATCCTACTGTTTAATATGCCTCAAACTCTGATCCCAAGAAGGTAAAAAACAGACCAACTGTCAAAGAATTCCGGATGCGTTTTAGATACTCTTGAGTTTATTTTGGATTATGCTATAGCTTCAGGGTTTTTTCTGGTTGAAAATGGGGCCGCAATCTTGGCggtgtagttttttttttttttttacatttctaagACAATTTCCTGCATTCAGCTGAGAGAACTTTGCTCTTTTAAAGCTAGTTTCTTAtaattctatgcattttgccatggctaattCTGTGTTATTTTGCTAAAACAATAACAAATGTAATCATACTAAATTAATTGTTTTTGGAGTTGTcaattctccctgactgtctagcttttattttgaCTATTGTTACCTCTCAAAGATTATAttataaaattatatatataggtccattatctttCCACATTCTTTTTTGTGTCGTTTCTGCAtccaaaatcttttttttttttttttacaccgtTTGGAGTTAAGCGACCCGAAAACGCTTAGGCAGCCCGCCCAAAGATTACAATGGTAAAAAAATCCCTGAGCTTTAGCTGTATTTACTACAACCATTTTTCTataaagcaggtttttagaaatgttagtgAATTTATTACAAGTAAaagaccttatttacataagtattcagaccctatgttatgagactcaaaattgagcttgggtgcatcctgtttccattgatcatccttgaggtgtttctacaacttgattggagtccacctgtggtaaattcaattgattggacatgatttggaaagacctatacctatctatataaggtcccacagttgacaatgcaaaATTCACAAGATGGCACCGacagttcttaggaaactatacagaattttttttttttatgtattatttcttaaactattaccccaggaaatcttaagacTTATTccatacagccaggaagaacaattggatataagagcgacgtcaacttatcaacattacgaccaggaatacgactttcccgaagtggaacctctgtttggaccaccaccctggacaatggatctaatcccagaagcCGGTTCCGTAGACGTGCACATCGCCCACccctcccgagtatactactcgccattgtccagtctcttgacaacaagataGATGAAATTCGAGccagggttgccttccagagagacagaggttgtaacattctctgtttcacagaaacatggctctctctggatatgtttttggaatcggttcagccaccgggcttctccatgcatcgcgccaacagagattaaacacctctctgggaagagtaagggcgggggtgtatgcttcatgatttaacgactcatggtgtaatcatcataacaacatacaggaactcaagtccttctgctcaccgaACCTAGAATTCCCCACAAACtataactgacgagaattctcATCAGttagtcacagctgtgtacattccccctcaagcagaccccaagatggccctcaaggaacttcactggactctatgtaaactggaaaccatatatcctgaggctgcatttattgtaggtggggattttaacaaagcaaatttgagaaaaggGCTACTTAAAGTCTATTAGTATATTGATTGCACTACACCCTGGGGGTAAtacactcgaccactgctactctaccTTCCGCattgcatacaaagccctccccccgccctcccttcggaaAATCCAACCACGACGCCATCTTGCTCCTACcatcttataggcagaaactcaaacaggatgtaccagtgactagaacctttcaacgctggtctgaccaatcagaatccacacttcaagattgttttgatcacgagGACTGGGATGTGTTCCAgtcagcctcagagaataacattgaccTATACACTGACTCTGTGAGTGAATTTATAACGCCACCATTGTtgctgtacccaagaaggcaaagataactgaaccaaatgactaccgccccataacattcacttctgtcatcatgaagtgctttgagactagttaaggatcatatcacctccaccttaccggcgaccctagacccacttcagtttgaaTACCGTCCTAACAGGAGCACAGACAATGCCATCAccattgcacactgccctatcccatctggacaagaggaatacctacagttgaagtcagaagtttacaaacaccttagccaagcacatttaaactcagtttttcacaattcctgacatttaattctagtaaaaattccctgtcttaggtcagttaggatcaccacttcattttaagaatgtaaaatgtcagaataatagtagagtgatttatttcagcttttatttcttttatcacattcccagtgggtcagaagtttacatacactcaattagtatttggtagacgTTTACATAATAATTGagcgtatttggtagcattgcctttaaattgtttaacttgggtcaaacgtttcaggtagccttccacaagcttcccacaataagttgggtgaattttggcccattcctcctgacagagctggtgtaccagagtcaggtttgtaggcctccttgctcacaaacgctttttcagttctgcccacacattgtctatgggattgaggtcagaactttgtgatggctactctaatatcttgactttgttgtcctaaagccattttgccacaactttggaagtatggtgtcattgtccatttggaagacccatttgcgatcacgCTTTAAACTCCTGACTGATGTGTtgctgttgcttcaatatatccccatcattttcattcctcatgatgcaacttttttatgaagtgcaccaatccgtcctgcagcaaagcacccccacaacatgattctgccacccccatgcttcacggttgggatggtgctcttcggcttgcaagcctccccctttttcctccaaacataacgatggtcattatgtccaaacagttctatttctgtttcatcagaccagaggacatttctccaaaaagtacgatctttgtccccttgtgcagttgcaaagcgtagtctggctatttaatggcggttttggagcagtggcttcttccttgctgagcggcctttcaggttgtcgatatagggctagttttactgtggatatagatacctttgtacctgtttcctccagcatcttcacattgtcctttcctgttgttctggtattgatttgcactttttcgcaccaaagtatgttcatgtctaggagacagaacgcgtctccttcctgagcggtatgacggcggcgtggtcccatggtgtttatagttgcgtactattgtttgtacagatgaacatggtaccttcgggaaattgctcccaaggatgaaccagacctgtggaggtctacacattttttttgagatcttggctgatttctttggattttcccatgtcaagcaaagaggcactgagtttgaaggtaggccttgaaatacatccacaggtacacctccaattgactcaggctaattgacatcatttatcagaagcttctaaagccatgacataattttctggaattttacaagctgtttaaaggcagtcaacttagtgtatgtaaacttctgacccacttgaattgtgatacagtgaatgataagtgatatgt
Coding sequences:
- the srpra gene encoding signal recognition particle receptor subunit alpha, with translation MLDFFTIFSKGGIVLWCFQGTGVTESFTGPVNALIRSVILQERSGNNSYSHDALSLKYKLDNEFELVFVVGFQKILTLTYVDKFIDDVQLHFRDRYKNELEQKGALALLNSHFAFEDDFKMLLREAEESSKARGPTSMRSFNASLKSQKTVKSMIETKGGDKGKEQGGKKNKNAKKEAPAAEPVKGEKAKAPTSAQKTENGNQGLTQEEIIQKKREEFIRKRMGAPVEKPSKSPKPAKEKPKGKEKRVWTLGGSSTKELDYSQSNGNGAHAAGDQGLDAQADPGMQLSSMKGDLLAVDYESSEGDDEEEEEEEEEDAVERVVVADTSKKIPKKGAFGGMFGMLKGLVGSKSLSQEDMEPVLDKMRDHLIAKNVAAEIASQLCDSVAKKLEGKVMGTFTTVASTVKGALQDSLVQILQPKRRVDILRDVLEARSQRRPFVITFCGVNGVGKSTNLAKISFWLIENGFTVLIAACDTFRAGAVEQLRTHQRRLNSLHPPQDHGGRPIVQLYEKGYGKDAAGIAMEAIAYARNQAFDVVLVDTAGRMQDNTPLMTALAKLIAVNMPDLVLFVGEALVGNEAVDQLVKFNQALADHSMSDKPRLIDGIVLTKFDTIDDKVGAAISMTYITGQPIVFVGTGQTYNDLRSLNARAVVGALMKA